The Halotia branconii CENA392 region ATATTTAGCTCCAGCCACAGCTTTGTGTGACATTACAAGTATTAAAACACAGCCAACTCAAGCAATGCTCGAATCTCATTGTGGACCTGTTATGGGCTTACATCCGATGTTTGGGCCAAACATCACATCATTTTCAGAGCAAAAAGTGGTGGTATGTCCAGGAAGAAACGATGATGTATTTCAATGGTTATTAGACTTGATTAAAAGTCAAGGCGGAGAATTAATTATTTGCACGCCTGAAGAACACGACGAAATGATGGTGATTATTCAAGCAATGCAGCATTTTTGTCGATTTAGTATGGGGGTCTTTTTAGCAGCAGCAAATATTGATATTGGCCGTAGCTTAACAATGTCAACTCCTAGTTACCGCCAAGAAATTAATATTCTTAAACGTTTATTTGCTCAAAATTCTAATTTATGTGTTGACATTATGCTAGCTTCAGAAGAAAGATGTCAAGCAATTATTTCTTTGGCTGATAACTATAAACGCTTGGCAATATTGGTAGCAAAGAAAGATAGAGTTGCCTTAATTAAAGAATTTGAAAATACTCAAAGTTTTTTTGAATAGAAATAATATGAAATAAAAAACTAGCATCTTAAAACTCTTAATCTCTGCGACTCCGCGTCCACCGAAGTTTGCTCAACGGGGGGAACCCCCGCACGCAACTTCTCTCTGCGTGAGAAAAAAATGTGATGATTTCACGGAATAACTAATATTAATAATAAATATGTTAATCGATATTTTTCATGATACCGTTTGCCCTTGGTGTCGAATTGGGAAAAAGCATCTTTTTGATGCATTAGCACAATGGCAATCAGAAGCAGTAAAAATTAACTGGCATCCTTTTCTTCTCGATGATAGCGTTCCTGCTTGTGGGTATGAATTTCGTAGCTTTATGCAAAGAAGAAAAGGTATTGGAGTCAAAGAACTCCGGTATATGTTTGACTATGCACAACGAGCCGGAGAGGCTGCTGGAGTTAAGTTAGCTTTTGAGAAAGTCCGTTTGGCTGTTAATACTAAACTTTCTCATCGATTAATTGCTTTAGCACCAATAAATCTTAAAAATGATGTTGTGGAAGCAATTTATCAAGCTTATTTTGAAGATGGTTTGAATATTGGAGATATTCATGTTTTAGTTGCCATTGGTACAGCCTATAAAATGGATGCTGTGGAATTACGATCGCAGTTAAACAATGATACTAAAATTCAGGCAATTGTAGCTGAATCAAACTTAGTGCGATCGCATGGTATTACTAGTGTGCCATTCTTCATAATCAACAACAAAATCAAAATAAGTGGTTCTCACTCTGTTGAGGGTTTTCTCCAAGCTTTAAATAGTGCTGCACTTCAGGATATAACCAGATGATATTAGACATCAGACAAAAACAAACATTTAATCTCAAACCAATTTATCAACGTGTTGCAGTTAGTTTCAACTATGAAGTTTGCTTTACTCATAATCTATTTGAGTTGAAAAATCCCACATTGGCACAAGTAATTACAGCCGATGGAGAGCGAAAGCCAAAAAAGGTATTAGCAATAGTCGATGCAGGGTTGTTAACGTTTTGTCCTGATTTAATCAAACAATTAACAGCTTATAGCAAGTTTTATGCAGAAGTACTCACACTGCCTATAGAACCAATCATAGTTCCAGGTGGTGAGGCTGCGAAAAATGATCCCAATTTGGTAGAACAAATCCATCAACAAATTGAAACCGTTGGATTATGTCGCCACTCTTATATATTGGCGATTGGTGGCGGGGCTGTATTAGATTTGGTAGGATATGCAGCCGCAACTGCTCATCGAGGGATTCGTCTGATTCGAGTTCCGACGACAGTGTTAGCACAAAATGATTCCGGGGTGGGAGTCAAAAATGGTATTAATGCCTATGGTAAAAAGAATTTTCTTGGTACATTTGCCCCACCTTATGCAGTAATTAATGATTTTAGCTTCTTGACAACTCTCAGCGATCGCGATTGGCGTTCTGGGATTGCAGAGGCGTTGAAAGTAGCGCTCATTAAGGATGCTAGCTTTTTTGATTTTATTCACAGCCATAGCGCCGCCCTTGTGCGTCGAGATATGGATGTGATGCAACAAGTGATTTATCGTTGCGCCCAACTACATCTAGAACATATCGCTAATAGTGGCGATGCTTTTGAAATGGGTTCGTCCCGTCCCTTGGATTTTGGCCATTGGGCGGCGCATAAATTAGAGCATTTGACGAATTATAGTTTACGTCATGGCGAAGCAGTGGCGATCGGCATTGCTTTGGATAGTACTTATTCTTATCTTTTAGGGCTACTTGATGGCTCGGAGTGGCGACAAATATTGCATACGCTGTCAGTGTTGGGTTTTACTTTGTATTTGCCAGAGTTGGCAGATTTTCAGAAAGTGTTTGAGGGGTTATCTGAGTTTCAAGAGCATTTGGGGGGTGAGTTAACTTTGACGTTGTTGGAGGGTGTTGGGAAGGGTGTTGAGGTGCATGAGGTGGATTTGAGTTTGTATGGGGAAGCTATTTTGTTGTTGGGGAGCGAATGATTTATCTCACGCAAAGGCGCAAAGAAGCAAAGAAGATAGTTTTCTTCGTGTCTTAGTGTCTTTGTGGTTAAAAAAATATCAAATTAAAGTGGGTAAATATGAAGGTTGGAATTAATAATAATTTTCATTTGACTTATTGTACTAATATTCATCCTGGGGAAGAGTGGGAACAAGTTTTTACTAATTTAAAGCAGTATATTCCACCTCTTAAAGCACGATTAGCAGCAAGGAAGTCTTTCGGGATTGGGTTACGTTTAGCGGAAGTAGCAGCTAGGGAGTTGTTAGAGGGAAATGCTTTAGGTGAGTTGCAATTGTGGTTGCAGGAAGAAGATTTATATGTGTTTACTTTGAATGGTTTTCCCTATGGACGATTTCATCGGGAAGTGGTGAAAGACCAAGTTTATGCGCCGGATTGGTCACAGCAGGAGCGATTGGATTACACTTTACAATTAACCAATATTTTGGCGGCGTTATTACCAAATGAAACTGAAGGTAGTATTTCTACATTGCCGTTATCTTATAAACCTTGGTACAAGGGTAATCAACTTGTTCAAGCATACGTTATGGATAGCTCTAGTCTCCACATAGCGCAGGTTGTGGCTCGGATGATTTATATTTATGCTGAACAAGGAAAACTCCTACACCTGGATTTGGAACCTGAACCAGATGGATTAATTGAAAATGCTGCCGAAGTCATTGATTATTTCCAAATGCATTTATTACCTATTGGTGGGGCTTATTTAGCAAAACATTTAGGGATTTCGCAAGTCGCCGCTGAAAATCATTTATTAAACCATGTGCGTGTTTGTTACGACACTTGTCATTTCGCTGTTGAATATGAAAATCCTGTTGCAGTTTTTCAACAATTTCAAGCAGCGGGGATTCAAGTTGGTAAAATTCAAATTAGTGCTGCATTGCAGGTGAAAATACCAGAAAATGCTGAACAACGCCATCAGCTAACAGAACGATTAAATCCTTTTGCAGAATCAACATATTTACATCAAGTAATTGCTCGTGATATATATGGGCGATCGCGTCATTATTCAGACTTAGAAACTGCTTTACCCAACCTCAAAAATACCATAGATCGTGAGTGGCGGATTCACTTTCATGTTCCGCTATTTATCCGCGATTACCCACTATTGCAGTCTACCCAAGATGACATTATTACCGTATTGAATCTCCTCAAAAATCGTCAAACTTGCACTCATCTAGAAATTGAAACTTACACCTGGGAAGTCTTACCAGAAGACATGAAACTCGATTTATCAGCATCAATAAAACGCGAGTACGAATGGGTGCTATCAAAATTGTTAACAAAATCCTTAGTCACTAGTAACTAATCACAAAAATTTTAATTATAAAACTCTCAATTTCCCTTCTTGGCGCTCTTGGCGTTCTTGGTGAAGCAGTCCGGTCTTGGGGGTTTCCCCCATGAGGAACTGCTGAACCCGTAGGGCGGTTCGGTACGTTTTACTCTTAATTTTTTCCATGCAAAAAACTGTTGTTCTCAACGTAGTCGGCTTAACACCCAGCCTTTTAAATAAACACACACCCTTCCTTTCTAGCTGGGCAAAACAAGCACAAATCGCTTCCATTACACCCGTATTACCTGCTGTTACCTGCACAGCCCAAGCAACTTATCTTACCGGAAAATTACCCAGCGAACATGGAATTGTCGCCAATGGTTGGTACTTTCGAGACGAATGTGAAATTAAATTTTGGCGACAGTCCAATAAACTTGTCCAGACTCCCAAAGTGTGGGAAATGGCGAAAGCGTTAGATCCCAACTTTACCTGCGCCAACTTGTTTTGGTGGTACAATATGTACTCATCGGTAGACTATGCAGTTACTCCACGACCGATGTATCCTGCCGATGGCAAGAAAATTCCTGATATTTATACGCAACCGGGGAATTTGCGATCGCAATTACAAGCCGAACTTGGTCAATTTCCTTTATTCAATTTTTGGGGGCCTAACACATCTATTCGTGCTACCCAATGGATTGCAGATGCAGCTAAGTGGATTGAAGAACGCCATAACCCCACGTTGTCATTAGTTTATTTACCCCATCTTGACTACTGCTTACAAAAATTTGGCCCTGATGTAGAGAAAGTAGCTGAAGATTTACAAGCAATTGATGCGGTTTGTAGTGACTTGATTCAATATTACGAAAATCGCGGCGCTGAAGTTATTGTTTTATCTGAATATGGAATTACATCAGTATCGCAACCGATTCACCTCAATCGGATGTTGCGAGAACAAGGCTTACTAACAGTACGCGAAGAACTAGGACGAGAATTACTAGATGCTGGTGCAAGTAAAGCTTTTGCTGTCGCGGATCATCAACTTGCCCATATTTATGTCAACGATCCTTTTTATATCCCCAAAGTGCGATCGCTTTTAGAAGAAACTCAGGGAGTTGCCTATATTTTAGATGATACCAAAAAATCAGCTTATGGTTTAGCTCATTCTAGATCGGGAGAATTAATCGCAGTCGCTCAACCTGATGCTTGGTTTACTTATTATTATTGGCTTGATGATCGTCGCGCCCCTGATTTTGCCAATACTGTCGATATTCATCGCAAACCCGGTTATGATCCTGTAGAACTTTTTCTTAATTCCAAAATAAAACTTCCTCAAGTCAAAGTTGGACTCAAGCTTTTACAGAAACAGTTAGGGTTTCGCTATTTGATGGATGTCATTCCTTTAGATGCTTCTTTAGTGCGTGGTTCTCACGGTTGTTTTCCGCTTTCTCCTGCTGAGGGACCGTTATTGATTAGCAATCAAGCTCACTTGTTGGACAATGATTCAATACAAGCAAGTGATGTTTGTCAATTAATTTTGGGACATTTAATTAAATCGGCTTAGATAAATATAATATTACTAAATCATTCGTGAACAACAAGATCCCCGACTTCTCAAAGAAGTCGGGGATCTAAGCCTCTACAAACATTCAGTACATTGTTATTTCTTCTTTCCTATCCCCTGCCTCTACGAGTGATTCACCAAATCAAACCGGATTACTATATTTTTATCTATCCATAGGAAGAGGCGATAATTTAAAATTATGATTTTATAAACTATCCTAAAAAAGTATCATTCAAGAACGAATAAATTGATACCTCAATCGAAAAAAATATCAGTGTGTTAGCTGCATGATGTTTAGTACAATTTCAATTAAATCAAGCAAGCAGCTTTTTTAATTAGTTAATAAAAATAGTCGGTTGAGTGACAGTAAAACCCGACAGATCACTGCTTTAACAATTTTTAATTTCTAACCTTAACTGTATTGACTAATAACTACCTCAGAGAAACTATCTATGATTGTTAATTCCCATTCCTACACAACCCTTGGTGGTGTGCATGTTTCTCGCTCCACCACAGAAGTAAAGATGGAAACTGCCCTTGAAGAGATTCTTTTTTACTTAAATTCTCAGCGGGGAGGTTTATTAAATAGTAGCTACGAATATCCAGGAAGATATAAAAGATGGGCAATTGGATTTGTCAATCCGCCACTAGAATTGACAACCAGAGAAAATACTTTTACACTGACAGCCCTGAATGATCGCGGTCAAATTCTGTTACCTTTACTGTTAAATAAACTATCTCAATCACCACAGATTGAGGATGTTAACCAAAATCAAAGCTGTATTACAGGATTGATTAAATCTAGCCAAAAATTCTTTGCTGAAGAAGAACGCAGTCAACAACCTTCGGCATTTACAGTTGTGCGTGAAATTCTCCATATTTTCTCTAGTCATGAAGACGAACGTCTAGGATTATATGGGGCTTTTGGTTATGATTTAGTCTTTCAGTTTG contains the following coding sequences:
- the tyrA gene encoding bifunctional chorismate mutase/prephenate dehydrogenase: MPLKAITFEPELVNHVKPRQITIIGGCGRMGRFFQEQLSTAGHNVNILEQEDWEDAEQLLSPAELVLVSVPIAYTVDVIKRAAQYLAPATALCDITSIKTQPTQAMLESHCGPVMGLHPMFGPNITSFSEQKVVVCPGRNDDVFQWLLDLIKSQGGELIICTPEEHDEMMVIIQAMQHFCRFSMGVFLAAANIDIGRSLTMSTPSYRQEINILKRLFAQNSNLCVDIMLASEERCQAIISLADNYKRLAILVAKKDRVALIKEFENTQSFFE
- a CDS encoding DsbA family oxidoreductase; translated protein: MLIDIFHDTVCPWCRIGKKHLFDALAQWQSEAVKINWHPFLLDDSVPACGYEFRSFMQRRKGIGVKELRYMFDYAQRAGEAAGVKLAFEKVRLAVNTKLSHRLIALAPINLKNDVVEAIYQAYFEDGLNIGDIHVLVAIGTAYKMDAVELRSQLNNDTKIQAIVAESNLVRSHGITSVPFFIINNKIKISGSHSVEGFLQALNSAALQDITR
- a CDS encoding 3-dehydroquinate synthase, with the protein product MILDIRQKQTFNLKPIYQRVAVSFNYEVCFTHNLFELKNPTLAQVITADGERKPKKVLAIVDAGLLTFCPDLIKQLTAYSKFYAEVLTLPIEPIIVPGGEAAKNDPNLVEQIHQQIETVGLCRHSYILAIGGGAVLDLVGYAAATAHRGIRLIRVPTTVLAQNDSGVGVKNGINAYGKKNFLGTFAPPYAVINDFSFLTTLSDRDWRSGIAEALKVALIKDASFFDFIHSHSAALVRRDMDVMQQVIYRCAQLHLEHIANSGDAFEMGSSRPLDFGHWAAHKLEHLTNYSLRHGEAVAIGIALDSTYSYLLGLLDGSEWRQILHTLSVLGFTLYLPELADFQKVFEGLSEFQEHLGGELTLTLLEGVGKGVEVHEVDLSLYGEAILLLGSE
- the eboE gene encoding metabolite traffic protein EboE, encoding MKVGINNNFHLTYCTNIHPGEEWEQVFTNLKQYIPPLKARLAARKSFGIGLRLAEVAARELLEGNALGELQLWLQEEDLYVFTLNGFPYGRFHREVVKDQVYAPDWSQQERLDYTLQLTNILAALLPNETEGSISTLPLSYKPWYKGNQLVQAYVMDSSSLHIAQVVARMIYIYAEQGKLLHLDLEPEPDGLIENAAEVIDYFQMHLLPIGGAYLAKHLGISQVAAENHLLNHVRVCYDTCHFAVEYENPVAVFQQFQAAGIQVGKIQISAALQVKIPENAEQRHQLTERLNPFAESTYLHQVIARDIYGRSRHYSDLETALPNLKNTIDREWRIHFHVPLFIRDYPLLQSTQDDIITVLNLLKNRQTCTHLEIETYTWEVLPEDMKLDLSASIKREYEWVLSKLLTKSLVTSN
- a CDS encoding alkaline phosphatase family protein; this translates as MQKTVVLNVVGLTPSLLNKHTPFLSSWAKQAQIASITPVLPAVTCTAQATYLTGKLPSEHGIVANGWYFRDECEIKFWRQSNKLVQTPKVWEMAKALDPNFTCANLFWWYNMYSSVDYAVTPRPMYPADGKKIPDIYTQPGNLRSQLQAELGQFPLFNFWGPNTSIRATQWIADAAKWIEERHNPTLSLVYLPHLDYCLQKFGPDVEKVAEDLQAIDAVCSDLIQYYENRGAEVIVLSEYGITSVSQPIHLNRMLREQGLLTVREELGRELLDAGASKAFAVADHQLAHIYVNDPFYIPKVRSLLEETQGVAYILDDTKKSAYGLAHSRSGELIAVAQPDAWFTYYYWLDDRRAPDFANTVDIHRKPGYDPVELFLNSKIKLPQVKVGLKLLQKQLGFRYLMDVIPLDASLVRGSHGCFPLSPAEGPLLISNQAHLLDNDSIQASDVCQLILGHLIKSA